A window of Haliscomenobacter hydrossis DSM 1100 contains these coding sequences:
- a CDS encoding DUF6922 domain-containing protein, with product MSTSDKELIHQFSDYLFWDVDRTNLDTERSKVYIIDRVLSHGMLSDWFLIKKIYGNKSIRDVALNLRYLDKYALAFCSAYFGEPIQHFRCYTHTQSNPGHWNY from the coding sequence ATGTCAACCAGCGATAAGGAGTTAATTCATCAGTTCAGTGATTACCTTTTTTGGGATGTTGACCGCACTAACCTGGACACAGAGCGGAGTAAGGTATATATCATTGATCGAGTGCTATCACATGGCATGTTATCTGATTGGTTTTTGATTAAAAAAATATATGGGAATAAGTCAATACGAGATGTCGCCCTCAATTTGCGCTATTTGGATAAATATGCCCTCGCTTTTTGTTCTGCTTATTTTGGAGAACCAATCCAACATTTTCGATGCTATACTCACACACAGTCGAATCCGGGACACTGGAATTATTGA